The Acinetobacter lwoffii genomic sequence AACCGCCGCCCATCCCAATCCGTGTGCCTGAAGTATCACAGGCCAATAGCGGCATGAGTAATAAATCCAGGTTGGAAACATGCACACCACGGGTGCTCATGGGCTCTCGCATACCCAGCCGATGATGGGCAAAGCGCTTGTTATGATATTGATGCTGGGTGATCCGGATCCAGACCAGCTGCTGATTCATGTCGCAAATCGCTGGTAGATACACCTGTTTGCCCAGTTTAAAACAGCGTTCAATAATCGATTGGGTCTGAATCTCCCCAAAAGCATGCAAATACAGGCCAATACGTTGGGCATGAATAAATTCTGGACTGCGGATCAGGCGGTTTAAGACTTTTTGTGCGGACTGCCTTTGCTCAAATTTAGAGAGATGACGACGCGTTTTACGAAGGTATCTTCTTAATTCCTGAATGGTCATAGGGCAAAAAGCATATGCAACAAAATTGTGCTCTAGTCTAAGTGGGAATTCTGGAAAAGTAAAAAATAATTATGAGCTGAAATTTCATATGATTCCATATCTGGTTATTTAAATTCGGCTAATTTTGCCAGCAGTCTCAAAGTTAAAAAACTAAAAAAGTATTTATATCACTAATTTTTTTAATATCTCGAAACGGTCAATTCATTTTCTTTGATTCACGATTTTCTAAGCAATCCATCGTTCAGTGACAAACTCTGGAAACGCATCAGTTTAAGCACTTTGAAACAGCTTTCGATCAATAAAAATACAATTCTAAAGTAGGTTTATTCTGTTTTTTGGTGAAAGATAGACAAGGGATCATATGACTATTCTCGACTGATATATGAAACACATTGTGCTTAGGCAGAGCGTGTAAGACCTAAATCAATGGAGATTGAACATGATGAATATTGCGAAGAACACCATCTGCCTTTGGTACGATGACGATGCCGAAGGTGCAGCACGATTTTATGCAGAAACCTTTCCAAACTCCTCAGTTGGCGCGATCAATCTTGCACCCGGAGATTATCCCTCCGGAAAAGAAGGCGATGTTATCACCGTCGAATTTACGGTGATGGGCGTTGCCTGCATTGGACTGAATGGTGGCCCTGACTTTCAACACAATGAAGCATTTTCATTTCAGGTGGCGACTGAAGACCAAGAAGAAACAGACCGATACTGGAATGCCATTGTTGGCAATGGCGGTCAGGAAAGCGAGTGTGGATGGTGTAAAGACAAGTGGGGTATTTCCTGGCAGATTACGCCAATGGTCCTGATCAACGCCTGTAACAGTCCTGACCGTGCTGCGGCCAAGCGCGCATTTAATGCGATGATGACCATGAAGAAAATTGATGTTGCCGTGATTGAAGCCGCTTTTCGTGGTTGAGTGACAGAGATTATCCGTAATTTCAGTGAATATTACTGGGTAGCCTTATTTACTTCAATATTTGAAACCTCTCCTTTTATATTTCCTTTCGATCATCTCCTGTGTGCCTATATGCATCTTGGGTTAAAACCCCCTTAAGCCCGGCATGGAGTACCTCCAATTTTATTACTAGCCCAAGAT encodes the following:
- a CDS encoding 5-formyltetrahydrofolate cyclo-ligase, yielding MTIQELRRYLRKTRRHLSKFEQRQSAQKVLNRLIRSPEFIHAQRIGLYLHAFGEIQTQSIIERCFKLGKQVYLPAICDMNQQLVWIRITQHQYHNKRFAHHRLGMREPMSTRGVHVSNLDLLLMPLLACDTSGTRIGMGGGFYDRTLASAPGRPFRLGLAHDFQLLAQPLKREPWDQPLDALITPTIFIKFKR
- a CDS encoding VOC family protein, with product MNIAKNTICLWYDDDAEGAARFYAETFPNSSVGAINLAPGDYPSGKEGDVITVEFTVMGVACIGLNGGPDFQHNEAFSFQVATEDQEETDRYWNAIVGNGGQESECGWCKDKWGISWQITPMVLINACNSPDRAAAKRAFNAMMTMKKIDVAVIEAAFRG